The following proteins come from a genomic window of Aminivibrio pyruvatiphilus:
- a CDS encoding methyl-accepting chemotaxis protein, whose protein sequence is MSSFGNMNTRSKILALVAVMAVLLGSVGYIGYVSEKEAVEDMGVLYADSLVPIALVYDSLVHGRAIQANLYALMLTTDEKENQALLADNQRRRDTVDSNIAAYEKTNLTDFEKEHLPKAKEFLMQYRPLLAKATELAVANKNAEAYELFKTQALPVFAKYQAEMRALGEFNRKNAEEVFRENQRQAQLALRLILWISIGAVILAVLLGLFIASRIAGPLNRLRAGVEQFAGGNLTVAFEAKTKDEIGRMGAALEEMGEKLRDSMKAIAAAAERLGSNSEEFSALAEESNAGVEESRAGVDDVTSQMESLAAASQEINASVEEVASGAQSSAQKSTEMATEVEHARMAGEEGMKAVNQVVSSVAGVASESEQAAKEVKSLGDRAREIQSFVSQIGGIADQTNLLALNAAIEAARAGEAGRGFAVVAEEVRKLAEESNEAAKKIAELAGMITKDLDQVVSAAEKSAKNSHASAGLAEGTRKTIGKMMEALSKISSATQDLAAVSEEQAASSEEIAGAVQNIASRVSAAAASSDMVRGQMAEVATSAERVAQGSEELANLSMELRKLVGYFRFEHEGEKRGLVPAAHKPVRGKK, encoded by the coding sequence ATGAGCAGTTTCGGAAACATGAACACCAGGAGCAAAATCCTGGCGCTGGTGGCGGTGATGGCGGTGCTTCTCGGTTCGGTAGGGTACATAGGGTACGTTTCCGAGAAAGAGGCGGTGGAGGATATGGGGGTACTCTACGCTGACTCCCTCGTCCCCATCGCCCTGGTCTACGACAGCCTCGTCCACGGCAGGGCCATCCAGGCGAACCTCTACGCCCTCATGCTCACCACCGACGAAAAGGAGAACCAGGCACTGCTCGCCGACAATCAGAGGCGCAGGGACACGGTGGACAGCAATATCGCCGCCTACGAAAAAACCAACCTCACGGATTTTGAAAAAGAACACCTTCCGAAGGCGAAGGAGTTTCTGATGCAATACCGCCCTCTTCTCGCAAAAGCCACGGAACTGGCAGTAGCGAACAAAAACGCTGAAGCCTACGAACTCTTCAAAACCCAGGCCCTTCCGGTCTTCGCCAAGTACCAGGCGGAGATGCGGGCCCTGGGGGAGTTCAACAGAAAGAACGCGGAGGAGGTCTTCAGGGAGAATCAGCGGCAAGCCCAGCTGGCCCTTCGCCTCATCCTCTGGATCTCCATCGGCGCTGTTATCCTTGCCGTACTTTTAGGCCTCTTCATAGCCTCCCGGATCGCGGGGCCCCTCAACCGTCTCCGGGCAGGGGTAGAGCAGTTCGCCGGCGGCAACCTCACGGTTGCCTTCGAGGCGAAAACAAAGGACGAAATCGGCCGTATGGGCGCAGCCCTTGAGGAAATGGGGGAAAAGCTCCGGGACTCCATGAAGGCCATCGCCGCGGCCGCCGAGCGCCTGGGAAGCAACTCCGAGGAGTTCTCCGCCCTCGCGGAGGAATCCAACGCCGGGGTGGAGGAATCCAGGGCCGGTGTGGACGACGTCACTTCCCAGATGGAAAGCCTGGCCGCAGCAAGCCAGGAAATCAACGCCTCCGTGGAGGAAGTGGCCAGCGGCGCCCAGTCCTCCGCCCAGAAGAGCACCGAGATGGCCACAGAAGTGGAGCACGCCCGCATGGCGGGGGAAGAGGGCATGAAGGCCGTCAACCAGGTGGTGTCGAGCGTGGCCGGAGTGGCCTCCGAATCGGAGCAGGCGGCGAAGGAAGTGAAGAGCCTCGGCGACCGTGCCCGGGAGATCCAGAGCTTCGTGTCCCAGATCGGCGGCATCGCCGACCAGACCAACCTTCTGGCCCTGAACGCCGCCATCGAAGCGGCCCGGGCCGGAGAGGCCGGACGGGGGTTCGCCGTGGTGGCGGAAGAAGTGCGGAAGCTCGCCGAGGAGAGCAACGAGGCGGCGAAGAAGATCGCGGAGCTTGCGGGGATGATTACAAAGGATCTGGACCAGGTGGTCTCCGCGGCGGAAAAGAGCGCGAAGAACTCCCACGCCTCGGCGGGGCTTGCCGAGGGAACCCGGAAGACCATAGGGAAGATGATGGAGGCGCTGTCGAAGATATCGTCAGCCACCCAGGACCTTGCGGCTGTCTCGGAGGAACAGGCGGCGTCGAGCGAGGAGATCGCCGGGGCTGTGCAGAACATCGCGTCCCGTGTCAGCGCCGCCGCGGCTTCGTCTGACATGGTCCGGGGACAGATGGCGGAGGTTGCGACGTCGGCGGAACGGGTGGCCCAGGGGTCCGAAGAACTGGCAAACCTTTCCATGGAGCTGCGCAAGCTGGTGGGGTACTTCCGGTTCGAGCACGAAGGGGAAAAACGGGGGCTGGTCCCCGCTGCACACAAGCCTGTCCGCGGGAAAAAATAA
- a CDS encoding GGDEF domain-containing protein, producing the protein MISLTRRDFLKGGWSLLSTLRIHRRLNLLSLMFSAMVALFIIAGGGAIHYRLHQEHGASHARLAAAELAGKAGQLLRMGLSLTDFLAFDEVCEGTTANNPLLLSAAVYDTQCRLLYGSEAGYGVPPELPCGEVTRTLQEGKGTMEQVVLHAITGTDNTLFGFAAVSVNRGAILRNTLRSVFRLAAAGILMLAGVLIIQNRLFRRIVEEPLAELVRTADSIGSLSMAQIASLRAKKGPDDIGRVYGALEQLLSRIFEARAELLKQNENLESVVRMRTEQLEESNALLAKDIERRKALERELRSMANKDPLTGLLNRRSLDIRLDRLLSEAGIQKQELAVLYIDLDFFKTINDTLGHETGDRLLVLVAGRLRAQVRKSDPVARIGGDEFIIVLPGLPAAPFASRLAEKIILALSETFNIDGNDLGISPSIGISLFPGDGRDPKSLLKNADLAMYMAKSRGRNTYCFFSPETSGEEDRRFPAKRG; encoded by the coding sequence ATGATCAGCCTGACGCGCCGCGACTTTCTGAAAGGCGGCTGGAGTTTGCTCAGTACCCTGCGAATTCACAGGAGACTCAACCTTCTCTCCCTGATGTTCTCGGCCATGGTGGCCCTGTTCATCATCGCCGGGGGCGGAGCGATACATTACCGGCTCCACCAGGAACATGGGGCATCCCACGCAAGGCTCGCCGCGGCGGAACTGGCCGGCAAGGCCGGGCAGCTTCTGCGGATGGGACTCAGCCTAACTGATTTTCTGGCCTTTGACGAAGTCTGCGAAGGCACCACGGCGAACAACCCCCTGCTGCTGAGTGCGGCTGTTTATGACACGCAGTGCCGCCTGCTCTACGGAAGTGAGGCCGGGTACGGCGTTCCGCCGGAACTTCCATGCGGCGAGGTTACCCGCACCCTGCAGGAAGGGAAGGGCACAATGGAGCAAGTTGTCCTGCATGCCATCACGGGGACTGATAATACCCTCTTCGGTTTTGCAGCGGTGTCCGTCAACCGCGGGGCCATCCTCCGCAACACCCTTCGCTCCGTCTTCAGGCTTGCCGCGGCAGGAATATTGATGCTTGCCGGCGTCCTGATCATCCAGAATCGCCTGTTCCGCCGAATTGTGGAGGAGCCTCTCGCCGAACTGGTCAGGACGGCGGATTCCATAGGCAGCCTGTCGATGGCGCAGATTGCCTCGCTGAGGGCAAAAAAAGGCCCCGACGACATCGGCCGGGTATACGGAGCCCTTGAGCAGCTGCTCAGCCGAATCTTCGAGGCGAGGGCCGAACTGCTGAAGCAGAACGAAAACCTCGAGTCCGTGGTCAGGATGAGGACGGAGCAGCTGGAGGAGAGCAACGCTCTTCTCGCGAAAGACATCGAACGCCGGAAGGCCCTGGAGCGGGAACTCCGGTCCATGGCGAACAAAGATCCCCTGACGGGCCTGCTCAACAGGCGCTCTCTCGACATACGGCTGGACAGGCTCCTCTCCGAGGCCGGGATTCAGAAACAGGAGCTGGCCGTTCTCTATATCGACCTGGACTTTTTCAAGACCATCAATGACACGCTGGGGCATGAGACGGGGGACAGGCTCCTCGTTCTGGTCGCGGGCCGCCTGAGGGCGCAGGTGAGGAAATCCGACCCCGTGGCAAGGATAGGAGGAGACGAGTTCATCATAGTCCTTCCCGGCCTTCCCGCGGCTCCTTTCGCCTCCCGCCTGGCGGAAAAGATCATCCTTGCCCTGTCCGAAACATTCAACATTGACGGCAATGATCTGGGAATCAGTCCCTCCATAGGCATCAGCCTCTTCCCCGGGGACGGCCGTGACCCGAAATCCCTTCTGAAGAACGCCGACCTGGCAATGTACATGGCCAAGTCCCGGGGGAGAAACACCTACTGCTTCTTCTCTCCTGAGACATCGGGAGAAGAGGACCGCCGGTTCCCTGCAAAAAGAGGCTGA
- a CDS encoding ABC transporter substrate-binding protein: MALPAFSAAAPFRILIVNSYSSDWIWVREQTDGFKAGLGGVDAEFRTVDMDVKNQTDESVGAAAQRARELIEGWGPHLVFVTDDAAQAEVTVHFVNGPIPFVFSGVNKTPGDLGLSGAPNVTGVFEREHFAGTLRLLREIWPGEIRRIAVVTDDDPTWKGVRQRIGESVAACEDLGLESVEWIQPESFEEFKTVMSRLEQTVDAVGLLGIFRFAADGGGFTDYETVLRWVTENSSLPDFSFWDTRVERGTLCALTVSGTEQGLAAGRMARRILLEKIPPSDIPPEASSKGRPMISLARAKKLGIRIRSGLLLGSTVLSGFSWDQ; this comes from the coding sequence ATGGCTCTGCCTGCTTTTTCGGCAGCCGCCCCTTTCCGCATCCTCATCGTGAACAGCTACAGCTCGGACTGGATCTGGGTCCGGGAACAGACTGACGGCTTCAAAGCCGGTCTTGGCGGGGTGGACGCCGAATTCAGAACCGTGGACATGGATGTGAAAAACCAGACCGACGAGTCCGTGGGAGCGGCTGCGCAGAGAGCCCGTGAGCTTATCGAAGGCTGGGGACCTCACCTTGTCTTCGTCACTGATGATGCCGCACAGGCCGAGGTCACGGTCCATTTCGTCAATGGCCCCATCCCCTTCGTCTTCTCGGGAGTGAACAAGACTCCCGGAGATTTGGGCCTTTCCGGTGCGCCCAATGTCACCGGCGTCTTCGAAAGGGAACACTTCGCCGGTACCCTTCGGCTCCTCCGGGAAATCTGGCCCGGAGAAATACGCCGGATCGCAGTGGTCACCGACGATGATCCGACCTGGAAAGGTGTCCGGCAGCGCATCGGGGAATCCGTCGCCGCCTGTGAGGATCTCGGACTGGAATCGGTCGAATGGATTCAGCCCGAAAGCTTCGAGGAATTCAAGACTGTCATGAGCCGCCTCGAACAAACCGTTGACGCCGTAGGACTCCTTGGTATTTTTCGCTTTGCCGCGGACGGGGGAGGCTTCACCGACTACGAAACGGTGCTGCGCTGGGTGACGGAAAACAGCAGCCTGCCGGATTTCTCCTTCTGGGATACCAGGGTGGAGCGGGGTACCCTCTGCGCCCTCACCGTGAGCGGAACGGAGCAGGGACTTGCTGCCGGACGAATGGCCAGGAGGATTCTTCTCGAAAAAATCCCCCCTTCGGACATTCCCCCGGAAGCATCGTCAAAGGGACGGCCGATGATCTCCCTTGCCAGGGCAAAAAAACTCGGCATCAGGATCCGTTCCGGCCTGCTGCTCGGCTCGACGGTGCTGTCCGGTTTTTCCTGGGATCAATGA
- a CDS encoding glutamate synthase-related protein codes for MTYSPPAGSSMTNTRMRTPDNVSPFSGMCTVCAADCIGPCEIGLSAVRGTEAIYPYRTNINQFASEKNYPLDFSHFNINGRVFGAFGTDENAESAAWAKVKLDAAFGLKNKVNLTAPIVFPAMAKLNWQDYYAGAALAGVAVVIGEDVIAKDGDLVLENGLVQSSPLMEAMLSAFRRLHRGYGDIILQANYDDERHKALDYGITRLGVKSVELKFGQGSKGIQGMNRITDFGEALKFRKRGYLVYPDPSDPQVAENHRKGIGQVFERLGQLPFWDEDFLVQRVAELRKLGAERVCFKVGPFDPRDLLRILKAASQAGVDMVTFDGGGGGSGSSPAKMMNEWGIPTVYMESLLFDMLKKMDEKNYPLPQVVIAGGFALEDQIYKGLALGAPYIGLVGVGRAAMAAAMTGSQIGKMIEEGNVPKNLQAFGSTRDEIFEGVRELKEFYGNDVKDISTGAIGVYSYLRRISAGLRQMMGLNRKFTLKHIGRNDIVPLTELAARVTGLKTYKEIADEEIAKL; via the coding sequence GTGACATACAGCCCCCCCGCAGGAAGTTCCATGACGAACACCAGAATGCGTACGCCCGATAACGTCTCCCCTTTCTCCGGAATGTGCACTGTCTGCGCCGCAGACTGCATCGGGCCCTGCGAGATCGGATTGTCCGCAGTGAGGGGAACCGAGGCCATCTACCCCTACAGGACGAATATCAACCAGTTCGCCTCGGAAAAGAACTACCCCCTGGATTTTTCCCACTTCAACATCAACGGCCGGGTCTTCGGCGCCTTCGGAACGGATGAAAACGCCGAAAGCGCGGCCTGGGCAAAGGTAAAGCTCGATGCCGCCTTCGGGCTGAAAAACAAAGTGAACCTGACCGCCCCCATCGTCTTTCCCGCCATGGCAAAACTCAACTGGCAGGACTACTACGCGGGAGCAGCCCTGGCCGGCGTCGCCGTGGTGATAGGTGAAGACGTTATAGCGAAGGACGGGGATCTCGTCCTTGAAAACGGGCTCGTCCAGTCCTCTCCTTTAATGGAGGCAATGCTGTCGGCTTTCCGCAGACTCCACCGGGGATACGGCGACATCATCCTCCAGGCCAATTACGACGACGAGAGGCATAAAGCCCTCGACTACGGAATCACCAGGCTGGGCGTAAAATCCGTGGAGCTGAAATTCGGCCAGGGCTCGAAGGGCATCCAGGGAATGAACCGCATTACGGATTTCGGGGAGGCCCTGAAGTTCAGGAAAAGAGGATATTTGGTCTATCCCGACCCCTCTGACCCCCAAGTGGCGGAAAACCATCGAAAGGGCATCGGTCAGGTCTTTGAGCGGCTGGGGCAGCTTCCTTTCTGGGACGAAGACTTTTTGGTGCAGAGGGTTGCGGAACTCAGAAAGCTGGGAGCGGAGAGGGTTTGCTTCAAAGTCGGTCCCTTCGATCCCCGGGATCTCCTCCGAATCCTCAAGGCCGCGTCACAAGCCGGCGTCGACATGGTCACCTTCGACGGCGGCGGGGGCGGCTCGGGCAGCAGCCCCGCCAAGATGATGAATGAATGGGGAATTCCTACCGTTTATATGGAGAGCCTGCTCTTTGACATGCTGAAGAAAATGGACGAGAAAAACTACCCTCTGCCCCAGGTCGTCATAGCGGGAGGTTTCGCCCTGGAAGACCAGATATACAAGGGGCTGGCCCTCGGTGCGCCCTATATCGGCCTCGTGGGCGTGGGCAGGGCTGCCATGGCTGCCGCCATGACGGGCAGCCAGATCGGCAAAATGATAGAAGAAGGGAACGTCCCCAAGAATCTCCAGGCCTTCGGCTCCACCCGGGATGAAATTTTCGAGGGCGTCCGGGAGCTGAAGGAGTTCTACGGGAACGATGTGAAGGACATATCCACGGGGGCGATCGGCGTGTACTCCTATCTCCGCAGAATTTCCGCGGGGCTGCGCCAGATGATGGGCCTGAACAGGAAATTTACCCTGAAGCATATCGGGAGAAACGATATCGTCCCCCTCACCGAGCTTGCCGCCAGGGTGACGGGCCTGAAGACCTACAAGGAGATCGCGGACGAGGAGATCGCAAAGCTGTAA